From the Penaeus monodon isolate SGIC_2016 chromosome 3, NSTDA_Pmon_1, whole genome shotgun sequence genome, the window GTGGGAGCGATCGCCGGCTATATCGTCGACAAATCTGGTGTTCTCAGCAGGAAGGAGAGGCAAGCAGAACCTGTCTCTCAGTTGGCGGAGACTGAATCCTACATCCTGTCCGCCGTCAGTCAGGTAGACACTCACGGTTGTATCCTGAAGCTGCTGTGTCTGCTGGAGGCGAAAAAGGAATCAGGGGAGACGCTCACGAAGGAGGAAAGACTCTTCGTAACTTTTCTCTCGAACAAAATGCCGCTTTTCTCCCAAGAGGCAAATGCAACGGCGCTCATTACCGAGGAACACGACTCTGATCGACCTCACAGCGAGGAGGAATGCAACGCGCTCTTTAGCAACTGCCCTGTTGGAGGACAGTTGCTCAGACGTCTTCTCGGTGTCGTTTGGGGTTTCGGAATAACCTCGCTCTAAGTTCCGAACGCCACTACCCTACATGGGCCAAAGATTAGCCCTCTGATGCCTTCCGAGGTCAGTCCTTATATCATAATGGGACTCTGGGTTCACCTCCATAATGATGTGTTGCTAAAATAGTTTTTTTCGTGATCCTGTGGAAAATAGAGTTCCATATTCCCTATTTATGTGTCCTTTGTTCCGGTCACGTGGGGGATACTATTGCACTATCATGGAATACACTTTGTAAGATGCACTGAGGCTATTTAttgtcgtatttatttatttatttatttatctattcccaCCTCTGTATAATAGGATGTCTTAAATAACTTTACATTGTACTAACCCTTCGTGCTGGTCACTCTAGACACATTGCTGTAAGAAGAATACATTAACCATGATGACTATGACAAAAAAACTCAAACTGTTTAATTGATCTCTCTTCTGACGTCATTTTCTACGATACAGTCTGTTCATACTTACTgctgttatttatataatgttaatcAATATTACAATACAATGATATTGTTGATTATTCttgtgtctgttgtctgtgtgttgCTTTATAGATATTCTGCAATTGCATTGAATATTGAATGTTTGTGTAATATCTGtcggaagttttttttcttccagaatGAGTGGCATAACATTTCTTATATTCTCAGTAATAAAGCAAGtaagatattaattttcttttctttcccttacgAATATCATTTCCCTCTTcatggatgaaaatgatgatgaaaaataggcATATTCATTTCTAACGGTTTTAAATcttaggggtatatatatatatatatatatatatatatatatatatatatatatatatatatatatatatatatatatgtatatatatcttatatatatat encodes:
- the LOC119588882 gene encoding ESX-1 secretion-associated protein EspE-like, which encodes MRRLIILSVIASSLFLHGGARIASPSKLSSVPTPDLSSFPLPDLSPLPSPDLSPLLPPNLPSFPLPDLTDLPSPTLPPLKFPDLPPLTIPGLPTLLFADLPLNDIPAISADTWIMEDTGAGALAGPLGGLLIGGLIAINVGAIAGYIVDKSGVLSRKERQAEPVSQLAETESYILSAVSQVDTHGCILKLLCLLEAKKESGETLTKEERLFVTFLSNKMPLFSQEANATALITEEHDSDRPHSEEECNALFSNCPVGGQLLRRLLGVVWGFGITSL